The Apium graveolens cultivar Ventura chromosome 6, ASM990537v1, whole genome shotgun sequence genome contains a region encoding:
- the LOC141668056 gene encoding protein TILLER ANGLE CONTROL 1-like has protein sequence MKIFNWVHCKFHKDGWSNGQVKKKAESDAVDDQHVPLADAIASWRHGILTIGTLGFDPLKHFNQLNEIQLVSNEQDENEDNTDEYEQDTSGEKCIEEENGDQEPLIQHAAKPEFNSCRRHDNNGLPHFNFHDQEPNIVYTSVDYVDADKSNNYNFGTDKKREMEGERVTLADLFLADCEEFIGVKPHMHDDNTTVVMIQTEDNNYHMIKKAEEAIISPAAKMPVPKTKEDWHSPRPIKKINRLMTKMLKRKIHPEGKSEKKGNQMKHSCESGASERVLLL, from the exons ATCTTCAATTGGGTACACTGCAAATTTCATAAAG ATGGCTGGAGTAATGGACAAGTAAAGAAGAAGGCAGAAAGTGATGCAGTAGATGATCAACACGTCCCTCTCGCGGATGCGATTGCTAGTTGGAGACATGGAATTCTCACTATTGGTACCTTAGGTTTTGATCCCCTCAAACATTTTAATCAACTTAATGAAATTCAGTTAGTCTCTAATGAGCAGGATGAAAACGAAGACAATACCGATGAATATGAACAGGATACTTCTGGCGAAAAATGCATTGAGGAAGAAAATGGAGATCAGGAACCTTTAATTCAACATGCAGCTAAACCTGAATTTAATAGTTGTAGGAGACATGACAATAACGGGTTGCCACATTTTAACTTTCATGATCAGGAACCTAATATTGTGTATACTAGTGTTGATTATGTTGATGCTGATAAGTCAAACAATTACAACTTTGGAACTGATAAGAAGAGGGAAATGGAAGGAGAGAGAGTGACACTAGCGGATTTGTTTTTAGCTGATTGTGAGGAGTTCATTGGTGTAAAGCCTCATATGCATGATGATAACACTACAGTTGTCATGATCCAGACAGAAGATAACAATTATCATATGATCAAGAAAGCTGAGGAGGCTATCATATCACCCGCTGCCAAGATGCCAGTTCCTAAAACCAAAGAGGACTGGCACTCTCCGCGCCCAATTAAGAAAATTAACCGT CTGATGACCAAGATGCTGAAGAGGAAGATCCATCCagaaggaaaaagtgaaaagaaGGGAAATCAGATGAAACATAGCTGTGAAAGTGGAGCCAGTGAACGGGTTTTACTTCTTTAA